A section of the Arachis duranensis cultivar V14167 unplaced genomic scaffold, aradu.V14167.gnm2.J7QH unplaced_Scaffold_12105, whole genome shotgun sequence genome encodes:
- the LOC127743795 gene encoding ATP synthase subunit 9, mitochondrial encodes MTRMEKFEMLEGAKSMGAGAATIASAGAAVGIGNVFSSLIHSVARNPSLAKQLFGYAILGFALTEAIALFALMMAFLILFVF; translated from the coding sequence ATGACGAGAATGGAGAAATTCGAGATGTTAGAAGGTGCAAAATCAATGGGTGCCGGAGCTGCTACAATTGCTTCAGCGGGAGCTGCTGTAGGTATCGGAAAcgtattcagttcattaattCATTCCGTGGCAAGAAATCCATCATTGGCAAAACAGTTATTCGGATATGCAATCCTGGGCTTTGCTCTAACCGAGGCTATTGCCTTGTTCGCATTAATGATGGCCTTTCtgattctctttgttttctaa